TGAGCAGGTCACAGGTGATCAGCTGCCCTAAACACACTGGTTTCTGAATTTCTCAATTTTATTCAGGCGTTTCACAGGACCGGACGTCACCATATGctgcaaacaaatattttttttatttctataatcTTTGTAATGGAATACAAAGCATCAGCACAGAATATttgaacacaaacacagctgaACTGTCCAGCATAACACAGCTGAAGTGTAAGCAGAATTTGCATGGAACCATGGGCGGAAAAACAATGAACCTCAACCCGTGGTGCTGTAGTGGCCCCTAGTGCTCATGGGAAATGATGCACCTCACCTGGTCCATGAGCATCCGTTAGTAATGCTGCACACATTACTATACCCTGACTATCCTGTCGCGGTTTCTCATGTTCCCCTCTTCAACCCTTCATCTCAGGTACAGTTtcaaccaaaagtttacatacactgtctgatattaaatcatacaaaactcTTTCAGTTTTAGGTCTGttcggattcccaaaataaGTTCTACTTGATTAATGTCAAAATAACGTGTGAGAGAATTTTACAGAGATTTTTTAATTACTTGCTTCAAAGTCAAAAGCTTAcattacattgacatttacagcatttaccagacgcccttatccagagcgacttacaatcagtagttacagggacagtccccccccccggagcaatttagggttaagtgtcttgctcagggacacaatggtagtaagcaggatttgaacccgggtcttctggttcattggcaggtgtgttacccactaggctactaccacatacaCTAAGGTCACTAAGCCTTTAAACTATTTGGGAAAGcccagatgatgatgtcatggttTTGGAAGCGTCTGATAGGTTAACTGACACCACTTGAGTTGATTGTAGGCACAcgtgtggatgtatttaaaggCACATCTCAACACATTGCTTCCTTTTGTGACACCATCGGAAAGTCTTAAGAAATCAGCCAAGACATCAGGAAGAGAACTGTGGACCTCCACGAGACTGGTTCATCCTTGGGAGAAATTTCCAGATGCCTGAAGGTGCCAGGTCTGTTCAAACGATACGCAGGTATAAACAACATGGGAACGTCCAGCCATCATACCGCTCAGGAAGGAGTTCAAGAGATGAACGTGTTCTTGTGCGGAATGTGCATATCAatcccagaacaaaagcaaaagaccttgtgaagatgctggctgaCGCTGGTGAGAGTGGTTCACTATCCACAGTGAAACGAGTCCGGTACCGACATAAGCTGAAAGGCGACTCAGCGAGGAAAAAGCCACGTAAAAAAtgcatgtcctgtggtctgacaaaacaaaagatgaactgtttggccataatgacAATCGTCATTTTTGGAGGGAAGAGCCCGAGAACCCCTTTGCAACTGTGAAGTACGGAGGTGTCAGCACCATGTtgtggggtgtttttctgcaggagggactggtgcacttcacaaaacagatggcatcatgaagaaaggacagtatgttgaaatattgaagcagcatctcaagacatcagccaggaagtaAAAGCTTGTGGgcaaatgggtcttccaaatggacaatgaccctaagcattCTGCAAAATTGGTTaaagccctgatctcaatcccatagaatatttgtggtcagagctgaaaaaaaGACGTGTGAGAGCAAGGTGGCCTACAAGCCTGactcaattacaccagttctgtcaggaggaatgggccaaaattccactaaactgttgtgagaagcttgtggaaggaaACCCAAagcggggtggtagtagcctagtggggtaacacactcgcctatgaacctgaagacccaggttcaaatcccacttactaccattgtatccctgagcgagacacttaaccctgagtgtctccagggggggactgtccctgtaactactgattgtaagtcgctctggataagggcgtctggtaaatgctgtaaatgtaaatgtaaatgtttgcgTCAAGACATTCAGTTTAAAGTCAATTCTACCAAATACaaagcaaatgtatgtaaactttttactttgaagcaagtaataaaaaaatctcaaaataatTCTCTCACACATTGTTTTGACATtaagcaaatagaaattattttgggaatctgaacgggcctaaaactgaaagagTTTTCTATGATTTAATaacatataatattatatgttttttattcagtgtATCTAAACTTTTGGTTCCAACTGTACATGCGTCCAACCTGGAGACCAACTCCTGGGATGCTCCTCACCTGGTCCATGAGCATCTGTTAGTAACCCTCTACACATTACTATACCCCGACCACCCACACTTTATAGCCGTGTCCTCTCTTCAACTCTTCATCTCAGGTACGTGCGTCCAATCTGGAGACCAACTACTGGGATGCTCCTCACCTGGTCCATGAGCATCTGTTAGTAACCCTGTACACATTACTATACCCCGACCACCCACACTTTACAGCCGTGTCCTCTCTTCAACTCTTCATCTCAGGTACGTGCGTCCAACCTGGAGACCAACTCCTGGGATGCTCCTCACCTGGTCCATGAGCATCCGTTAGTAATCCTGCACACATTACTATACCCCGACCACCCACACTTTACAGCCGTGTCCTCTCTTCAACTCTTCATCTCAGGTACGTGCGTCCAACCTGGAGACCAACTCCTGGGATGCTCCTCACCTGGTCCATGAGCATCTGTTAGTAACCATGTACACATTACTATACCCCGACCACCCACACTTTATAGCCGTGTCCTCTCTTCAACTCTTCATCTCAGGTATGTGCGTCCAATCTGGAGACCAACTCCTGGAATGCTCCTCACCTGGTCCATGAGCATCTGTTAGTAACCATGTACACATTACTATACCCCGACCACCCACACTTTATAGCCGTGTCCTCTCTTCAACTCTTCATCTCAGGTACGTGCGTCCAATCTGGAGACCAACTCCTGGGATGCTCTTCACCTGGTCCATGAGCATCTGTTAGTAACCATGTACACATTACTATACCCCGACCACCCACACTTTATAGCCGTGTCCTCTCTTCAACTCTACATCTCAGGTACGTGCGTCCAACCTGGAGACCAACTCCTGGGATGCTCCTCACCTGGTCCATGAGCATCCGTTAGTAACCCTGCACACATTACTATACCCCGACCACCCACACTTTATAGCCATGTCCTCTCTTCAACTCTTCATCTCAGGTACGTGCGTCCAATCTGGAGACCAACTCCTGGGATGCTCCTCACCTGGTCCATGAGCATCTGTTAGTAACCATGTACACATTACTATACCCCGACCACCCACACTTTATAGCCATGTCCTCTCTTCAACTCTTCATCTCAGGTACGTGCGTCCAATCTGGAGACCAACTCCTGGGATGCTCCTCACCTGGTCCATGAGCATCTGTTAGTAACCCTGCACACATTACTATACCCCGACCACCCACACTTTATAGCCATGTCCTCTCTTCAACTCTTCATCTCAGGTACGTGCGTCCAATCTGGAGACCAACTCCTGGGATGCTCCTCACCTGGTCCATGAGCATCTGTTAGTAACCCTGCACACATTACTATACCCCGACCACCCACACTTTATAGCCGTGTCCTCTCTTCAACTCTTCATCTCAGGTACGTGCGTCCAACCTGGAGACCAACTCCTGGGATGCTCCTCACCTGGTCCATGAGCATCTGTTAGTAACCCTGCACACATTACTATACCCCGACCACCCACACTTTATAGCCGTGTCCTCTCTTCAACTCTTCATCTCAGGTACGTGCGTCCAACCTGGAGACCAACTCCTGGGATGCTCCTCACCTGGTCCATGAGCATCTGTTAGTAACCCTGTACACATTACTATACCCCGACCACCCACATAATTTATAGATAATCAATGTCAGGTTCCTGCCCAGCTATCCCTCGCTAGCTGCTGCCAAAATGGATCCCATCGTGTGCAGCAAAAGCTTCCAGAGCTTCCAGAGAAGTTGTCTTCTCCCACTGGTTCAGCTCTAAACATGCCAGCATGCGCTGATGTGCGAAACAGCGATGCAGAGACGTTCCAGGAGAGATGCAACGTCCGGAACTCTGGTGGTTCTCCAGAACCGCAACATGAATCGGACAGCAGAACACAGAGAACAGTCCAGCACTCCTGCATTCACAGCCAAGCGACTACATATGGCATGGACAATGCAGATGTTCAAAGTGCAAACATCAGAAAAtgaggtttttatttgtcaccaCAGAGTTTTTAATGGGATGTAAAGTGTGCAGTTCTGTCGCCAAAGACTTTTATGCCTTAGTCCTGTGTTACATTGCCTAGCTCAGCGTAGAACCTCACATGAAGACGGATTTAAGGCAGAAGATCCGAAcgtctgaagtgaaagtgagtgtcattgtgagaagccacagcacccagtgtcacctcagtgtcacctcagtggctcctcacgTCCTcagataatgttttttttttttggcagtacTAACCTTTAACCGGTTCATgttttcaagtcaagtcaagtcagctttattgtcaattctgccacatgtacaggacatgcagagaattgaaattacgttactctctgacccatacaagtaacattaaatacaaaaacaggaGTTTTCAAAAGGATTATCTGTCATGTTGGGATTTGAGAAAGTACGAACATTCTTGTTTTCacggctatacgagctctcaacaaccacaaatCTTCATAGGACATTACACTAAtacactttcaatcacttctggactcaatacccccagaatccttgcaccaattcttttactttttactttcactttactcatttatgttaaaaacataaaagtgtaatatttggttatgtttgcaatatttgcatctTGGTTTTCATTGTGTACCTGCAATATTGGAAATAATGTGGTCTgaagcagtcgcaaaaagcatttcactgcatatcataccgtgtatgactgtgtacgtgacaaataaaatttgaatttgacttaTAAACGTCCTGTGTAAACCTAACGAACGAGAATAAAACCTAGTTCTTCAAACGTTATTATGTTTGTGTGACATTATTACGACGTATAATATACAAGCGTGTGATTGGTCCGACCCGGCGTCGGACGTACAATAGATGCGGCGCGCTGATTGGTCCGCCGCGGTGCGGGTATCGACGTCGGTGATTGGCGGAGGCCCGGCCGACTTTGTGAATGGTTTTGTTCGGCGGAGCAGCGGGACGTGTCGTCGCCGCCGGTGTCGGTTTCGGCGCCCGCTGATGGAGGCTCCATTTGTCGTCGAGGCGGCGCGTCGCTTTTAATGCTCCGCGCAGGAGGAAAATGTCGGGAGAGGAAGGCGCCCGCGGCCCGGACCAGCTGAACAAATTCGAGAGGCTGTCCGGCAGGCCGCACCTGAGAGTGGCAGGTCAGTCGCGACAACGGCGAGGAGCGGGCGGCGGGCCGCGGCCGAGCtttcccctctctgtctctctcgcccGGAGCCGCGGAGCCCGCCGCTAGCCGTTAGCTGTTGTGCTAACGCCGCGCGTCGGCCGCGGACTGACAGCGTCGCGTCACGCGTGACGCGTGGcttgtttttctcttcttctttttttttttttaatctgccgTTTTCGTGCAATTAAGTCGTCGATTTCCGCATCGGGCGCGGCAGGTAGGCGTCACACCGGGGTGGGGGGTCAGATCCGCAGACAGGATTCCACAGACCCGGCGTCCGGAGCGGGGCCTGGTAATGGTGGCTTCCACGCAGGCTGCGTGTCGCGTCGCGGGGACCCGCGGGGATCGGAACGGGCTCATTGTCTACGTGTTGAGTGAGTGAAGGACCTCAGACGCCTGTTCCATCAGCAGGCTGGAGGTTCCATGTCTGACACATGTCTTTGCAAATTTtctgaaagcttttttttttttttttttttttttaatttgtggatgtgtgtgtccCCTGGACTGAtttctgaggtgtgtgtgtgtgtgtgttctgttctgttcccaTTGTCCTGCGTTGTAAGTCTGACTGACCCCCACTGTGGTGACAGGCTCTAAGAAGAGAGTCCGCTGGCTCCAGACTCGCCGCGTCCTCCCCCAGCCCTGTCCCAGCCTGCGGATCCCTAACAGGTTTTTGAGAGAAGGTGGGTAACGCGGCAGGGACGGGCTCGCCCCACGTGTCTCTCATGTCCCGCCGGAGTCCTCTGTAACCAGCTGGACGTGGAATTTTCTGGGGGCGGCGCGTCGTGGCGAAGTCCGCAGGGAGCGCGGCGTAGGCGGCGGTGGCGGGCCACCCCGGCGGGACGAACGTGCCTCGGGCCACCCCTGACCCTCTGTCACCCCGTCCCCGCAGGGCACCGCGCTCCCCCGGCGCGCAGCGGCCACCGGTGCGTGGCGGACAACACCAACCTGTACGTGTTCGGCGGCTACAACCCGGACTACGACGAGTCGGGCGGCTCGGAGAACGAGGACTACCCGCTGTTCCGGGAGCTGTGGCGGTACCACTTCGCCACGGGCACCTGGCAGCAGATCCGCACCGAGGGCTACATGCCCACCGAGCTGGCGTCCATGTCAGGTGGGCCCCGGAACGTGTATATCGTTACCCCGGTTTTACCGTTTGTGCTGCGTTATTAACCCCCCTGTTTCCGGCACTCAGCCGTGTTGCATGGAAACAACCTGCTGGTGTTCGGCGGGACCGGAATTCCGTTCGGGGAGAACAACGGGAACGACGTCCATGTCTGCAACGTCAAGTACAAGCGCTGGTCGTTGCTCAACTGCAGAGGGAAGAAACCGAACAGGATCTATGGGCAGGTACGAGCGGGATCATTCaagttcaaattttatttgtcacgtacacagtcgtacacggtacgataatggataaggcactggcctcctaagccagggattgtgggttcgagtcccatctagggtgatgagcagcagagtggcgcagcggaagcgtgctgggcccataaccggggcagtggtggcctagcggttaaggaagcggccccgtaatcagaaggttgccggttcgaatcccgatccgccaaggtgccactgagcaaagcaccgcccccacacactgctccccgggcgcctgtcatggccgcccactgctcactcagggtgatgggttaaatgcagaggacaaatttcactgtgtgcactgtgctgctgtgtatcacatgtgacaatcacttcactttaaaagataTGCGGTGAAacgcttttagcgactgctacagaccacagcattgcaaatattgcaggtatacaatgaaaaccgatgtgcaaatattgcaaacataaccaaatattacacttttacgtctttaacctaaaacataaaatatgtgtaacatttagggtgaaggtgtgcaaataggtggagtcaaagtataaagtgacaaagtataacaAGGTAAATGTGCAAGGTAAAAAGCGTTAAAAATTAAAGGTTAGTGCAAGGATTTCTAGGGGAGTTgagttggacttcagggagcagaagctCTTCGCCGATCGCAGCGGGGAGAAccgtccattgttggggtggctgaggtccttcacgactttcctggccctggtccagcaccgcttgctgtaggctggttgaaggtcagggagcttggtacggatggtGCGTtcggctgatggaaccaccctctgtagggctcgcctgtcggGAACAGGTATTgggtcccaggttcgaacccccgagcctgagtgtctccagggggcctGTCCCCGCAAGTCACGTTATTCGCCTTGTGCTCCTTCCCCAAGGCAATGGTCATCATAAATGGCTTTTTGTACGTGTTTGGCGGGACGACGGGCTACATCTACAGCACTGACCTCCACCGGCTGGACCTCACCACCCGAGAATGGATCCACCTAAAGCCCAACAACCCCCCTGACGACCTCCCTGAGGAGAGGTGAGTGACCTTTCCACCTCCCTGACCCTCTGTGTCCAGAATAGGACTGGAAATGAATACCTGACCCcttttacattgtgtgtgtgtgtgtgtgtgtgtgtgtgtgtgtgtgtgtgtgtgtgtctcagataCAGGCACGAAATTGCACATGACGGTCAGAGGATATTCATTCTGGGCGGGGGAACTTCCTGGACGTCCTACCCTTTAGACAAGGTAGAGCGGTGACGAGAGGAGCGGTTCCCTGCCGCTGTCGCGGTTTCTCACGTCCCCCTCTTCGACCCTTCACCTCAGGTACATGCGTACAACCTGGAGACCAACTCCTGGGAGGAGATAGCGACGCGACCTCACGAGAGGATAGGTGAGCGCGATAGGCTTCCGTGAAGCGGTTGTGCGCAGGGCTTGACGgcgtgtgttgtgttgtggcAGGCTACCCGGCTCCGCGGAGGTGCCACAGCTGCGTGCAGATCAAGAACGGTGAGTGGCGGCGCGGCCGCGCCCGCTCGGCCAGGACCGAGCGGCCCGCCAAccaccgctctctctctctctttcagacgTGTTCATCTGCGGAGGCTACAACGGCGAGGTGATCCTGGACGACCTGTGGAAGATCAGCCTGCAGACGTTCCAGTGGACGCGTCTCCCCGCGGTCATGCCCGAGCCGGCGTACTTCCACTGCGCCGCCGTCACGCCGGTCGGTgacgctcgctcgctcgcccgccTCCTGTCGAATTTGAATGCCGCCGGTGTGCCCGTTTTGCATCTCACCCTCCGTCTCCCCACCACGTAGGCCGGCTGCATGTACGTCCACGGCGGCGTGGTCAACATCCACGAGAACAAGCGGACCGGCTCGCTGTTCAAGATCTGGCTGGCGGCGCCCAGCCTGCTGGAACTCTGCTGGGAGCGGCTGCTCGGGGGCTTCCCGCAGCTGGCGCAGCTCTCGCCCATGCAGCTGCTCAACCTGGGCCTGACGCAGGAGCTGGTGGAGCGGCTGAAGTAGCGGCGGCGCCGGCGGCGTGGCCCgtcttaaaaccaaaaaaaaaagagagagagagagagaggaaaaaccCAGAAACTACGAGAGGCCTTTTCCGTTGCGTTTGcactttttaattattctgaGAACGGTGGAATGTTCCCTCCTCCTTTCTGGCCAATCAGCAGGCGGAGCCGACTGAGTAGTTCCTTTTCTGCATGCTTATGATATGGAGTGACGGAGAAGCTCCGTTAGG
The Denticeps clupeoides chromosome 15, fDenClu1.1, whole genome shotgun sequence DNA segment above includes these coding regions:
- the klhdc10 gene encoding kelch domain-containing protein 10 isoform X1; amino-acid sequence: MSGEEGARGPDQLNKFERLSGRPHLRVAGSKKRVRWLQTRRVLPQPCPSLRIPNRFLREGHRAPPARSGHRCVADNTNLYVFGGYNPDYDESGGSENEDYPLFRELWRYHFATGTWQQIRTEGYMPTELASMSAVLHGNNLLVFGGTGIPFGENNGNDVHVCNVKYKRWSLLNCRGKKPNRIYGQAMVIINGFLYVFGGTTGYIYSTDLHRLDLTTREWIHLKPNNPPDDLPEERYRHEIAHDGQRIFILGGGTSWTSYPLDKVHAYNLETNSWEEIATRPHERIGYPAPRRCHSCVQIKNDVFICGGYNGEVILDDLWKISLQTFQWTRLPAVMPEPAYFHCAAVTPAGCMYVHGGVVNIHENKRTGSLFKIWLAAPSLLELCWERLLGGFPQLAQLSPMQLLNLGLTQELVERLK
- the klhdc10 gene encoding kelch domain-containing protein 10 isoform X2; translation: MVASTQAACRVAGTRGDRNGLIVYVLSSKKRVRWLQTRRVLPQPCPSLRIPNRFLREGHRAPPARSGHRCVADNTNLYVFGGYNPDYDESGGSENEDYPLFRELWRYHFATGTWQQIRTEGYMPTELASMSAVLHGNNLLVFGGTGIPFGENNGNDVHVCNVKYKRWSLLNCRGKKPNRIYGQAMVIINGFLYVFGGTTGYIYSTDLHRLDLTTREWIHLKPNNPPDDLPEERYRHEIAHDGQRIFILGGGTSWTSYPLDKVHAYNLETNSWEEIATRPHERIGYPAPRRCHSCVQIKNDVFICGGYNGEVILDDLWKISLQTFQWTRLPAVMPEPAYFHCAAVTPAGCMYVHGGVVNIHENKRTGSLFKIWLAAPSLLELCWERLLGGFPQLAQLSPMQLLNLGLTQELVERLK
- the klhdc10 gene encoding kelch domain-containing protein 10 isoform X3, whose translation is MSGEEGARGPDQLNKFERLSGRPHLRVAGHRAPPARSGHRCVADNTNLYVFGGYNPDYDESGGSENEDYPLFRELWRYHFATGTWQQIRTEGYMPTELASMSAVLHGNNLLVFGGTGIPFGENNGNDVHVCNVKYKRWSLLNCRGKKPNRIYGQAMVIINGFLYVFGGTTGYIYSTDLHRLDLTTREWIHLKPNNPPDDLPEERYRHEIAHDGQRIFILGGGTSWTSYPLDKVHAYNLETNSWEEIATRPHERIGYPAPRRCHSCVQIKNDVFICGGYNGEVILDDLWKISLQTFQWTRLPAVMPEPAYFHCAAVTPAGCMYVHGGVVNIHENKRTGSLFKIWLAAPSLLELCWERLLGGFPQLAQLSPMQLLNLGLTQELVERLK